One segment of Ignavibacteria bacterium DNA contains the following:
- a CDS encoding YihY/virulence factor BrkB family protein encodes MLKALKAALKAWWRNDPFKESAAISYYAIFSLPGLLVVIIAVVGYFVGQDAINGQISAQITSTMGADTARQIQDITAKASESANSLWAAVLGVVTIALGATGVFAQFQQSLNTVWKVKADASESEILTMLKARILAFGLIMALAFVLIASLVVSSILAALGSWISGSFSDSLLIALEIANSLISLLVLSLSFALMFKYFPNTKVEWRQVWIGSVVTAVLFEMGKFCLGLYFGTAEPGSGYGAAGSIILILLWVSYSSMIILFGAEFTYAYSEIHGWNTSSDVGASRISIDFEPTDT; translated from the coding sequence GTGCTAAAGGCCTTAAAAGCAGCTCTCAAAGCATGGTGGAGGAATGACCCGTTTAAAGAAAGTGCGGCTATATCGTACTACGCCATATTCTCGTTGCCCGGACTGCTAGTCGTGATCATTGCCGTTGTTGGGTATTTCGTTGGGCAAGATGCCATCAACGGACAAATCTCGGCCCAAATCACGTCAACGATGGGCGCAGATACAGCGAGGCAAATACAAGACATCACAGCGAAAGCGTCCGAATCAGCGAATTCACTATGGGCTGCAGTCCTTGGAGTTGTAACGATAGCATTAGGCGCAACTGGCGTGTTTGCACAGTTTCAGCAATCATTGAATACTGTTTGGAAGGTAAAGGCAGATGCTTCGGAATCAGAGATACTGACGATGCTCAAAGCACGCATTCTCGCCTTCGGATTGATAATGGCCTTAGCATTCGTACTCATCGCATCATTGGTAGTGTCTTCAATACTAGCAGCACTGGGGTCTTGGATATCCGGCAGTTTTTCCGACTCCCTTCTCATCGCCTTGGAAATAGCGAACAGCCTGATATCGCTTCTTGTTCTGTCCCTGTCGTTTGCGCTCATGTTCAAGTATTTCCCGAACACAAAAGTAGAATGGCGACAAGTCTGGATTGGTTCAGTCGTTACGGCCGTTCTCTTTGAAATGGGAAAGTTCTGCTTAGGACTCTATTTCGGCACGGCAGAGCCAGGCTCGGGATACGGAGCCGCCGGTTCAATTATTCTCATACTCCTTTGGGTCTCGTATTCGTCCATGATCATATTGTTCGGCGCTGAATTCACCTATGCCTATTCCGAGATACACGGTTGGAACACATCTTCAGATGTAGGTGCATCCCGCATTAGCATAGACTTCGAGCCCACAGATACGTAA
- a CDS encoding T9SS type A sorting domain-containing protein — protein sequence MKYSAMTLMPLLCSFFVVSACPLRAQDGVLDPTFDGDGRVTTTLGVFDDVAQAIGLQEDGKIVVAGKTYLVDRYAFFVARYLPNGTLDPSFGLDGVTVTPIGTGNALAHSLAIQPNGAIVVCGVSTVDGREMMSLARYVAKTGQLDPSFGDGGIVVTPVGSGWSSGRGVAIQPNGTIVAVGYAQVGSDAHFAIVRYDRFGVPDPTFGEAGVVTTSFGPGTDIANAVYVINDDAILVVGTSEPNGVNADAVLARYKGSGALDGAFGVNGMKRIERTGTFDEYGNAVVVTLEGLIVIATSSNNRFEDFVAIRLAPDGTPDPGFGLGGVASTDIGPIVEVGEASSVFVQPDGKVVTSGLRTSGSEVSFGLVRYNINGTIDETFGDSGTITTRFGSSSDEIFASILQPDGKILVAGGSHDGTQSRIALARYNNPSVSGPSTVHDSHERTIVVSPNPATTLVKVQLKSPLANPEIKLLDLMGERGQVHTTIDGVQVTVNTTNLAPGTYLLHIADADGIVAVSPVVIVR from the coding sequence ATGAAGTATTCTGCAATGACATTGATGCCGCTATTGTGCTCGTTCTTTGTTGTTAGTGCCTGCCCCCTTCGTGCACAGGACGGAGTGCTTGATCCTACGTTCGACGGTGATGGTAGGGTTACGACCACGCTTGGCGTCTTTGATGATGTTGCTCAGGCAATAGGTCTTCAGGAAGATGGAAAGATCGTCGTAGCAGGGAAGACATACCTGGTGGATCGGTACGCGTTCTTTGTTGCCCGGTACCTTCCGAACGGTACCCTGGACCCTTCGTTTGGGTTGGATGGTGTAACGGTTACCCCCATAGGTACCGGAAATGCCTTGGCTCATTCGCTGGCTATTCAGCCTAATGGTGCAATCGTAGTGTGTGGGGTGAGCACAGTAGATGGACGAGAGATGATGAGCCTTGCCCGATATGTGGCAAAAACAGGTCAACTAGATCCAAGCTTTGGCGATGGTGGTATCGTGGTAACCCCTGTTGGAAGTGGATGGTCATCAGGTCGCGGTGTAGCGATCCAGCCAAATGGGACTATTGTGGCCGTTGGCTATGCTCAAGTCGGCTCCGATGCACACTTTGCCATCGTGCGCTACGATCGTTTCGGAGTGCCAGATCCAACCTTTGGAGAAGCAGGAGTTGTCACCACGTCGTTTGGCCCTGGAACAGATATTGCCAATGCCGTGTACGTCATCAACGATGATGCAATTCTTGTGGTTGGCACTTCAGAACCAAATGGTGTTAATGCGGACGCCGTGCTGGCGAGATACAAGGGAAGTGGTGCTTTGGATGGAGCGTTCGGTGTGAACGGAATGAAGCGGATCGAACGAACTGGTACGTTTGACGAGTATGGTAATGCGGTAGTCGTTACGCTAGAAGGGTTGATCGTCATTGCAACCAGCTCGAATAACCGATTCGAAGATTTCGTTGCTATCAGGCTTGCTCCCGATGGAACGCCTGATCCGGGTTTTGGATTGGGTGGTGTGGCCTCCACAGACATCGGTCCGATCGTGGAAGTTGGCGAAGCCTCTAGTGTATTCGTGCAGCCTGATGGAAAGGTCGTCACATCGGGTCTGCGAACGAGCGGCTCAGAGGTCAGCTTTGGTCTCGTACGCTACAATATCAACGGTACGATCGACGAAACGTTCGGCGATTCAGGAACGATCACAACAAGATTCGGATCCAGCAGCGACGAGATCTTTGCCTCGATCCTTCAACCAGATGGTAAGATCCTTGTTGCAGGGGGAAGTCACGACGGAACTCAGTCGCGTATTGCTCTTGCCCGCTACAACAACCCAAGCGTGTCTGGGCCCTCCACCGTGCACGATTCTCATGAGCGCACTATCGTTGTGAGCCCCAACCCAGCCACCACGCTCGTAAAGGTGCAGCTCAAATCGCCCCTTGCCAACCCCGAGATCAAGCTCCTTGATCTGATGGGTGAGAGGGGGCAAGTACACACCACGATCGACGGCGTGCAGGTCACAGTCAACACCACAAACCTTGCGCCAGGCACGTACCTGCTCCACATCGCAGATGCCGATGGCATCGTTGCTGTTAGCCCTGTCGTGATCGTCCGGTGA
- a CDS encoding phosphoglucomutase/phosphomannomutase family protein yields the protein MHNIVFGTDGWRGLIARDYTFENLGLVAHATARYVKKLKAKGASVVVGHDTRFLSREFAIETSRILASYGITVHLTDTFSSTPQVSFHTLKKKAQIGIVITASHNPAEYNGFKVKASFGGPALPEQIAKIEKELAALKGKAPKANVDTLDAYLAKKTIKLFDAKEAYISYLKKKIDFDLIMKSGVKLVYDPMHGAGIDFMHRILPGVFEIHGDYNPSFGEVDHPEPIAECLLPLSAAVRKKKADMGLATDGDADRLGAVDHTGAYVDPHRIFVLLMKYLYEDKKRKGAVVKTVSLSSMVNLYCEKNKIKLHETPVGFKHVAKLMSEEKIIIGGEESGGLGTSLHIPERDGVFNGLLLLEMMATKKKSLKQLCDDLDVEFGTHRYRRHDVRVTEQRKKSLLAALAKKPMTIGNHKVLRIDTKDGFKFYVENGWLLVRTSGTEPLIRFYAEANSLEVVDELLNAALVMK from the coding sequence ATGCATAACATCGTCTTTGGAACCGACGGCTGGCGTGGCCTCATCGCGCGTGACTATACGTTCGAAAACCTTGGGCTTGTGGCTCATGCAACAGCACGGTATGTAAAGAAGCTTAAGGCGAAGGGGGCTTCTGTTGTTGTGGGGCATGATACGCGATTCCTCTCGCGTGAGTTTGCTATCGAGACGTCGCGCATCCTTGCGTCGTACGGCATTACGGTGCATCTCACCGATACGTTCTCCAGCACTCCGCAGGTTTCGTTCCACACGCTGAAGAAGAAGGCGCAGATCGGCATCGTTATCACTGCGTCTCACAACCCTGCTGAATACAACGGCTTCAAGGTAAAGGCCTCATTCGGCGGTCCGGCTCTCCCGGAACAGATCGCCAAGATCGAGAAGGAGCTTGCTGCGCTCAAGGGCAAGGCACCAAAAGCGAACGTTGATACTCTCGATGCCTATCTCGCAAAAAAGACAATCAAGCTGTTCGACGCGAAGGAAGCCTACATTAGCTATCTGAAGAAGAAGATCGATTTCGATCTCATCATGAAGAGCGGTGTGAAGCTTGTTTATGACCCGATGCATGGTGCGGGTATCGATTTCATGCACCGCATTCTTCCTGGGGTGTTCGAGATCCACGGCGACTACAATCCGTCCTTCGGAGAAGTAGATCATCCGGAACCGATCGCAGAATGTCTCCTTCCACTCTCAGCTGCCGTTCGGAAGAAGAAGGCTGATATGGGGCTTGCCACGGACGGTGATGCTGACCGACTCGGCGCAGTGGACCATACCGGAGCCTATGTTGATCCGCATAGGATCTTTGTTCTTCTGATGAAGTATCTCTACGAGGATAAGAAGCGCAAGGGTGCTGTTGTGAAGACGGTGTCTCTATCCTCTATGGTGAACTTGTATTGCGAGAAGAACAAGATCAAGCTCCATGAAACACCTGTTGGGTTTAAGCATGTAGCAAAACTTATGTCCGAGGAAAAGATCATCATCGGTGGCGAAGAATCGGGCGGACTTGGCACCTCACTTCATATCCCTGAACGCGACGGCGTCTTCAATGGCCTTCTCCTTCTGGAAATGATGGCCACAAAGAAGAAGTCCCTCAAACAGCTATGCGATGACCTGGATGTTGAATTCGGTACACATCGCTATCGCCGCCATGATGTGCGCGTTACTGAACAACGCAAGAAGTCGCTCCTAGCAGCACTTGCAAAGAAGCCAATGACCATCGGAAACCACAAGGTCCTGCGCATCGACACAAAGGACGGCTTCAAATTCTACGTAGAGAATGGCTGGCTTCTTGTGCGTACGTCTGGCACAGAACCACTCATCAGATTCTACGCAGAAGCAAACTCACTCGAAGTGGTAGATGAGCTTCTCAATGCTGCTCTGGTGATGAAATGA
- a CDS encoding dephospho-CoA kinase: protein MKLIGITGGIGTGKSTVVEILQKRGWKVYASDATAKEIMASDAVVRAELKEAFGEEVLTPEGVNAKVLSGLVFGGSTEHHHRLTTLNRIVHPRVLDAHLATIEAEREKGTPLMAIESALLFEVELEEGFDWVVVVDAPEEVCIDRVVKRSGASPDEVKRRMSEQMSMEEKRGLADFVIDNGGSYEDLEGAVGLVAMILESFPDPDSEEAPSED, encoded by the coding sequence ATGAAACTCATCGGCATCACGGGCGGGATCGGTACGGGGAAGTCCACGGTGGTGGAGATCCTGCAAAAAAGGGGCTGGAAGGTCTATGCGTCTGATGCTACGGCAAAGGAGATCATGGCTTCCGACGCGGTGGTTAGGGCGGAGCTGAAGGAGGCGTTTGGTGAGGAAGTCCTTACGCCGGAAGGGGTTAACGCGAAGGTGCTGTCGGGGTTGGTGTTTGGGGGGTCGACGGAACACCATCATAGGCTGACAACTCTAAACCGGATCGTCCACCCGCGGGTGCTGGATGCACACCTGGCCACGATCGAGGCTGAACGGGAAAAGGGGACGCCCCTTATGGCCATCGAATCGGCTCTGTTGTTCGAAGTGGAGCTGGAAGAGGGGTTCGACTGGGTAGTGGTGGTAGATGCCCCGGAAGAGGTCTGCATCGATCGGGTGGTGAAACGCTCGGGTGCCTCGCCCGATGAGGTGAAACGCCGTATGAGCGAACAAATGTCGATGGAAGAAAAACGCGGATTGGCGGATTTCGTGATCGATAATGGCGGATCGTACGAAGATCTGGAGGGGGCTGTGGGGCTGGTTGCAATGATCTTGGAATCGTTCCCCGACCCTGACTCAGAAGAAGCCCCTTCAGAAGATTGA
- a CDS encoding PQQ-dependent sugar dehydrogenase, protein MRSILVLFSILIVSISAKGQVDFTARPVADHLNIPWDLLEGPDGKIWFTERVGLVSRIHPDTKEKDTILDFRESVANSVEIGLLGMVLHPNFSEQPYVYAAYAFKDYDTWVKRVLRGRFDGSKIVDITNIYELKPAQQWHQGCRLIILPDTTLMFTNGDQPAPDSTFSLTSEIGKTIRINLDGSIPADNPFPGSKIWSIGHRNPQGMCRLPNGNIFASEHGDRIEDEINLIIKGANYGWPKIEGRCDLPSEIDFCTANNVVEPVWSSGTQLTYAPSGLEYYPHTRYPALTGKLLGVFLKASRMMAFTLSEDQSTITKTDHMLMFRYGRLRDVLVMSDGRLFVCTGNYDARNIAPFPKPDHDVIVELLPVWEYEEPKVRVPLDTIVYRADAGDTVKTAVEFCSDGGTPVNYNRFATNPGNIFEARFWQDGASTEGTDCYLFRVQYTPQTDFPYVATATVYYANPGEEEHSQYATLIGLPKKGYVRSTQDTFMVSAGSTVQCSVRNIGLDTVTVTSALFSPSGSATADPLEYPVMVAPDEVQTLTFTITPPIMPGKVIDVVLLTDAFRDATFSIKLLPVSVEEEERGPRFGLAPQPVKDALYITLEDGATHMITVHDVLGRPVYSAEHSGTSVSIPIMSFSSTASNGVYTLSVSARGHTRTTPFLLAP, encoded by the coding sequence GTGCGTTCAATTCTCGTACTTTTCTCTATCCTGATCGTATCGATCAGCGCTAAGGGTCAGGTTGACTTCACGGCACGTCCCGTGGCCGACCACTTGAACATCCCATGGGATCTCCTTGAAGGTCCGGACGGAAAGATCTGGTTCACCGAGCGAGTAGGTCTTGTTAGCAGGATCCACCCCGACACCAAGGAAAAGGACACGATCCTAGATTTCCGTGAATCAGTAGCGAATAGTGTGGAGATCGGATTGCTTGGCATGGTGCTTCACCCGAACTTCTCGGAGCAGCCATACGTCTATGCTGCCTATGCCTTCAAGGACTATGACACTTGGGTCAAGCGTGTACTTCGCGGACGTTTCGATGGTTCGAAGATCGTAGACATCACCAACATCTATGAGCTCAAGCCTGCCCAACAATGGCATCAAGGATGCAGACTGATCATCCTGCCGGATACCACGCTGATGTTTACCAACGGAGACCAGCCGGCTCCCGACAGTACGTTCAGCCTCACGTCAGAGATCGGGAAAACCATTCGGATCAACCTCGACGGATCGATCCCCGCAGATAATCCCTTTCCCGGAAGTAAGATCTGGTCCATCGGCCACCGCAATCCGCAAGGGATGTGTCGGCTCCCCAACGGCAATATCTTTGCCTCCGAGCACGGAGACAGGATCGAAGACGAGATCAACTTGATCATTAAGGGGGCTAATTATGGTTGGCCCAAGATCGAAGGAAGGTGTGACCTTCCTTCAGAGATCGACTTCTGTACAGCCAACAACGTTGTTGAACCCGTTTGGTCAAGCGGCACACAGCTTACGTATGCACCGTCCGGACTTGAGTACTACCCACACACGCGCTACCCTGCACTTACCGGCAAGCTTCTCGGCGTCTTCCTCAAGGCTTCGCGAATGATGGCCTTTACGCTGTCTGAAGATCAGTCCACGATCACGAAAACTGATCACATGTTGATGTTTCGGTATGGTCGGCTCCGCGATGTCCTCGTGATGAGTGATGGCAGACTCTTTGTTTGCACAGGCAACTACGACGCAAGAAACATCGCCCCCTTTCCAAAACCTGATCATGATGTGATCGTTGAGCTCCTTCCGGTCTGGGAGTACGAAGAGCCAAAGGTCCGTGTACCGCTCGATACGATTGTCTACCGAGCGGATGCAGGCGATACCGTGAAGACGGCAGTGGAATTCTGCAGCGACGGTGGTACACCGGTCAACTACAATCGATTCGCAACAAATCCGGGCAACATCTTCGAAGCTCGTTTCTGGCAAGATGGTGCTTCCACGGAGGGAACGGATTGTTACCTCTTCCGTGTCCAATACACGCCTCAGACGGATTTCCCGTATGTGGCAACCGCTACGGTGTATTATGCCAACCCCGGTGAGGAAGAACATTCACAGTATGCCACGTTGATCGGACTTCCCAAGAAGGGATACGTGAGGTCTACGCAGGACACGTTCATGGTATCCGCGGGAAGTACCGTTCAATGCTCCGTGAGGAATATCGGCTTGGACACCGTAACCGTAACGTCAGCGCTGTTCAGCCCGTCCGGTTCAGCAACCGCCGATCCTCTCGAATACCCCGTCATGGTTGCGCCCGATGAGGTTCAGACACTTACGTTCACGATCACGCCGCCGATCATGCCAGGCAAGGTCATCGACGTTGTGCTCTTGACAGATGCCTTCCGTGATGCCACCTTCTCGATCAAATTGTTGCCGGTAAGTGTTGAGGAGGAAGAGCGCGGTCCACGTTTTGGACTCGCTCCGCAGCCCGTTAAAGATGCCCTCTACATCACGCTTGAGGACGGCGCAACACATATGATCACCGTTCACGATGTGCTTGGCCGACCCGTCTACTCAGCAGAACACAGTGGCACGTCAGTTTCTATCCCTATTATGTCCTTCTCGAGCACGGCATCCAATGGCGTCTACACGTTATCCGTCTCCGCTCGAGGTCACACACGAACCACACCATTTCTCCTTGCCCCGTAG
- a CDS encoding 4a-hydroxytetrahydrobiopterin dehydratase gives MARPAPLSEVELSEHLIDIPLWRLDGATLVREMPTSDFAAAIGLVNAIALLAEKMDHHPDILVYGWNKLRITVSTHDQGALTILDVRLAKQIDALRIQNSE, from the coding sequence ATGGCACGCCCCGCACCATTGAGCGAGGTTGAACTCTCTGAACATCTGATCGACATTCCACTGTGGCGCCTTGACGGCGCCACTCTTGTTCGTGAGATGCCTACCTCTGATTTTGCAGCCGCCATCGGTCTGGTGAACGCCATCGCCCTGCTCGCAGAAAAGATGGACCACCACCCCGATATCCTTGTCTATGGCTGGAATAAGTTGCGCATCACTGTCTCCACTCATGATCAAGGGGCTTTGACGATTTTGGATGTGAGGCTGGCAAAACAGATCGACGCTCTCAGAATTCAGAATAGCGAATAG
- the eno gene encoding phosphopyruvate hydratase, with protein sequence MSNITDVFAREILDSRGNPTIEVDVILEDGSFGRAAVPSGASTGEHEAVELRDGDAARYGGKGVKNAVENVDGEISEALIGMDASDQRQIDRILIDLDGTENKARLGANALLGASMAVAKAAAEFHGLPLFRYLGGVRSTLLPTPMMNILNGGRHADNNVDIQEFMVMPVGAETFSEAVRMGTETYHALKGVLKAKGLNTSIGDEGGFAPSLASNEQALDVIMEAIHKAGYKAGEDIVLALDVAASEMVKDGGYVMYKSTQEKLSTAQMVDWYAKLVETYPIVSIEDGMGENDWEGWKALTDAIGEKVQLVGDDLFVTNVSFLARGIAEGVANSILVKVNQIGTLTETFDAVAMAQRYGYSAILSHRSGETEDATIADLAVALSAGQIKTGAPCRTDRVAKYNQLLRIEQMLGEDAEYAGDTTIA encoded by the coding sequence ATGAGCAACATAACCGATGTCTTTGCCCGGGAGATCCTCGATTCACGAGGAAACCCAACCATTGAAGTAGATGTGATCCTGGAAGACGGATCGTTTGGACGTGCGGCTGTGCCGTCAGGTGCAAGCACGGGTGAACACGAGGCTGTGGAGCTGCGTGATGGTGACGCAGCACGGTACGGCGGAAAGGGTGTAAAGAACGCAGTAGAGAATGTTGATGGTGAGATCTCTGAAGCGTTGATCGGCATGGATGCCTCGGATCAACGTCAGATCGATAGGATCCTGATCGACCTCGATGGCACGGAGAATAAGGCCAGACTCGGCGCCAATGCGCTGTTGGGTGCGTCGATGGCCGTTGCCAAAGCTGCAGCGGAGTTCCATGGACTGCCGCTCTTCCGTTACCTCGGTGGTGTACGGTCAACGCTGCTGCCAACACCAATGATGAACATCCTCAATGGTGGACGTCACGCCGATAACAACGTCGATATCCAAGAGTTCATGGTGATGCCGGTTGGCGCTGAGACCTTCTCCGAGGCCGTTCGTATGGGCACCGAAACCTATCACGCTCTCAAGGGTGTGTTGAAGGCTAAGGGGCTCAACACCAGCATCGGTGATGAAGGTGGGTTTGCCCCCTCCCTCGCCTCAAACGAACAAGCGCTGGATGTGATCATGGAGGCAATTCATAAAGCCGGTTATAAAGCTGGTGAGGATATTGTTCTTGCCCTTGACGTTGCTGCGAGCGAGATGGTGAAGGACGGCGGATATGTGATGTATAAGTCGACGCAGGAGAAACTCTCCACTGCACAGATGGTGGACTGGTATGCAAAGCTTGTGGAGACGTATCCAATCGTGAGCATCGAGGACGGCATGGGCGAGAACGACTGGGAAGGATGGAAGGCACTGACCGACGCAATTGGTGAGAAGGTACAGCTGGTGGGCGACGATCTCTTCGTCACCAACGTTAGCTTCCTTGCACGTGGCATTGCCGAAGGTGTTGCCAACTCCATCCTCGTAAAGGTGAACCAGATCGGAACGCTGACCGAGACGTTTGATGCTGTTGCCATGGCGCAGCGATATGGCTATTCCGCTATTCTCTCGCACCGGTCGGGTGAGACGGAAGATGCCACCATCGCAGACCTAGCCGTAGCCCTCAGCGCCGGACAGATCAAGACAGGAGCCCCTTGTCGCACAGACCGCGTTGCCAAATACAACCAACTGCTCCGCATCGAACAAATGCTGGGCGAAGACGCCGAATACGCCGGCGACACGACGATCGCGTAG
- a CDS encoding 4-phosphoerythronate dehydrogenase, which produces MLFIDDQIPHLAEILSHTDGVSRFDGRALTREQLRRSRTTAIFVRSVTTVDAKLLAGTDVAFVGSATSGIDHIDIEYLESRNIRFASAPGCNANAVAEYVLDALEEQSVAPGASIGIVGFGHVGSLLARYARALGFKVLVNDPPLLESGATFPKWVRVVSLNELVAAADVVTLHVPLTEDGAHPTRDLITAELLALCKPGALIINTARGGIIDEQALASRTAAGSLRAVLDVFANEPNIDPFVTERITRCTPHIAGYTVEAKEKGALMAYEAYVGHPVRIRDEAELTEEQLAEQKPLTTIKPVVAPYDHHARITPDTFDELRKSYPLRTERRTPPTWEELDALDA; this is translated from the coding sequence ATGCTCTTCATTGACGATCAGATCCCACACCTCGCCGAAATTCTCTCACACACAGACGGTGTGTCGCGGTTCGACGGAAGAGCACTCACACGTGAACAGCTCCGCAGATCTCGCACAACGGCGATCTTTGTTCGCTCAGTAACAACTGTTGATGCCAAGCTCTTGGCGGGAACAGACGTGGCCTTTGTAGGCTCCGCAACGTCCGGCATCGACCACATCGATATCGAGTATCTGGAGTCGCGCAATATTCGTTTTGCCTCTGCACCTGGCTGCAATGCCAACGCCGTTGCCGAGTATGTCCTCGATGCCTTGGAAGAACAGTCTGTTGCACCTGGTGCATCGATCGGCATCGTTGGATTCGGTCACGTAGGTTCGCTCTTGGCACGTTATGCACGAGCGCTAGGATTCAAGGTGCTGGTGAACGATCCGCCCCTTCTCGAGTCCGGCGCCACGTTCCCCAAATGGGTCAGGGTAGTATCGCTGAACGAGCTCGTTGCAGCTGCAGACGTAGTAACACTTCATGTACCTCTTACGGAAGACGGTGCACATCCAACGCGCGATCTTATCACGGCCGAACTCCTTGCATTGTGCAAACCAGGAGCGTTGATCATAAACACAGCACGCGGTGGCATCATTGACGAGCAAGCCTTGGCAAGTCGCACAGCAGCCGGCTCGCTCCGTGCTGTGCTCGATGTGTTTGCGAACGAACCCAACATCGACCCCTTTGTGACCGAACGTATCACTCGTTGCACGCCGCACATTGCCGGATATACCGTCGAAGCAAAGGAGAAGGGCGCACTGATGGCCTATGAGGCATACGTTGGACATCCCGTTCGAATTCGCGATGAAGCAGAACTCACCGAGGAACAATTGGCTGAGCAGAAGCCCCTTACAACCATCAAACCAGTAGTGGCACCGTATGATCATCATGCGCGTATCACACCCGATACGTTTGATGAGCTACGAAAGTCCTATCCGCTTCGCACGGAACGACGCACTCCACCAACATGGGAAGAGCTCGATGCCCTTGATGCTTGA
- the trxA gene encoding thioredoxin: protein MAQPTHLTDDSFTTEINAGKVVLVDFWAAWCGPCRAIAPIMDELAGEYDGRATIAKVDVDNNPRVAMEFGIRSIPALLIFKGGKVVDTIVGAVPKAYITEKLNAQLN, encoded by the coding sequence ATGGCACAACCAACGCATCTCACTGACGATTCTTTCACCACCGAGATCAATGCCGGTAAGGTTGTTCTCGTTGATTTTTGGGCCGCCTGGTGCGGACCATGCCGCGCGATCGCTCCAATCATGGATGAGCTCGCCGGTGAATATGACGGACGCGCTACCATCGCAAAGGTGGACGTAGATAACAACCCACGCGTTGCTATGGAATTCGGCATCCGCTCGATCCCAGCCCTGCTCATCTTCAAGGGCGGTAAGGTTGTTGACACGATCGTCGGCGCCGTACCAAAGGCCTATATCACAGAAAAGCTCAACGCTCAACTGAACTGA
- the rfbC gene encoding dTDP-4-dehydrorhamnose 3,5-epimerase: protein MLEEVIFDAVMVLRPERFNDHRGYFEETYRADMCLRYGIPTDFVQDNHSRSTYGVLRGMHFQNIEPMGKMLRVVRGQIQLVEIDIRKGSATYGKHVSIDVSDKNGRVVWIPPGFANGFAVLSEEADVSYKCTALYNPSGEGAINALDPSLGIRWLIDDPVMSEKDRNAQPLNY, encoded by the coding sequence ATGCTTGAAGAGGTGATCTTCGATGCAGTGATGGTTCTCCGTCCGGAGAGATTCAATGATCACCGTGGTTATTTCGAAGAGACCTATCGTGCAGACATGTGTCTACGATATGGCATTCCTACTGACTTCGTGCAAGACAACCACTCACGCTCTACCTATGGCGTGTTGCGTGGCATGCACTTTCAAAACATCGAGCCCATGGGGAAGATGCTGAGAGTTGTACGCGGTCAGATACAACTCGTAGAGATCGACATCCGCAAAGGTTCTGCTACCTACGGCAAACACGTGAGCATCGACGTCTCCGACAAAAACGGTCGCGTCGTCTGGATCCCACCCGGCTTTGCCAATGGCTTTGCCGTCCTCAGCGAAGAAGCAGATGTTTCGTACAAATGCACAGCCCTCTACAATCCTTCTGGGGAAGGGGCTATCAATGCACTCGATCCCTCACTCGGCATCCGCTGGCTTATTGATGATCCGGTGATGAGCGAGAAGGACCGTAATGCACAGCCTCTTAATTACTAA